The following coding sequences lie in one Bradyrhizobium sp. G127 genomic window:
- a CDS encoding DUF2478 domain-containing protein has translation MPIDLLISNPQTITAAARCLLGTSHRKMICRPPVRDAMTSDFQDINLNHLAAILYRPADDVDRLLADFAGALLRDGQRVGGIVQRNLKDETGRSNGMHVVDLMTGGEISICQPLGSGAMACKLDPAGLADASLAVSRAIAGDVALIIVNKFSKQEASGQGLRDELAEAIIAGGPVLTAVPEKCFDAWKNFTGDRGTTLFCAPHVVEQWWREVSLRRTGVQAAMQYPGPISQSSHPTT, from the coding sequence ATGCCCATCGACTTGCTGATAAGCAATCCGCAGACCATCACAGCGGCGGCACGTTGCTTGCTGGGGACAAGCCACCGTAAGATGATTTGCAGACCACCCGTGAGAGACGCCATGACATCTGATTTTCAGGACATCAATCTGAATCATCTGGCCGCAATTCTCTATCGTCCTGCAGACGACGTTGACAGATTGCTCGCCGACTTTGCCGGCGCCCTGTTGCGAGACGGCCAACGCGTCGGCGGCATTGTGCAGCGGAACCTGAAGGATGAAACCGGCCGTTCAAACGGCATGCATGTCGTCGATCTCATGACTGGCGGCGAGATCTCGATTTGCCAGCCGCTCGGCAGCGGTGCCATGGCATGTAAGCTCGACCCCGCGGGTCTTGCTGACGCGTCTCTCGCTGTTTCACGCGCAATTGCTGGGGACGTCGCACTCATCATCGTCAACAAGTTTTCGAAGCAGGAAGCCTCCGGACAAGGCCTGCGGGATGAACTCGCCGAGGCGATCATTGCCGGGGGGCCCGTGCTGACAGCGGTTCCGGAAAAATGCTTCGACGCCTGGAAGAATTTCACCGGAGACCGCGGCACGACCCTGTTCTGCGCGCCGCATGTCGTCGAACAGTGGTGGCGGGAGGTGTCACTGCGACGAACGGGTGTGCAAGCCGCCATGCAATATCCGGGTCCTATTTCCCAATCATCACATCCGACGACTTGA
- a CDS encoding ferredoxin family protein, giving the protein MTTEPSVRVEDKLFYNRYLVDAGRAHIKVRPHTAPTPALLTLLKVCPARCYELNDKGQVEVTVDGCVECGTCRVIGEPGGDIEWSYPRGGYGVLFKFG; this is encoded by the coding sequence ATGACGACCGAACCGTCAGTGCGTGTCGAGGACAAACTGTTCTACAACCGCTATCTCGTCGATGCGGGCCGCGCTCATATCAAGGTGCGGCCTCATACCGCCCCGACGCCCGCGCTTCTCACCCTGCTTAAGGTTTGCCCGGCGCGCTGCTATGAACTCAACGACAAGGGGCAGGTGGAAGTCACGGTCGATGGCTGTGTGGAATGCGGCACCTGCCGAGTGATCGGCGAGCCGGGTGGCGATATCGAATGGAGCTATCCGCGCGGTGGCTATGGCGTGCTGTTCAAGTTCGGTTGA
- the kdpB gene encoding potassium-transporting ATPase subunit KdpB: METLKLQKRVPVSAMLDPKIVGPAIGSAFVKLDPRAMIRNPVMFVVEVVAALTTVIFLRTLVTGGEDIGFTFQIILWLWFTVLFANFAEAVAEGRGKAQAESLKKTRTESQAKLLTGSGSDRTYRMVPGTALKVGDIVLVEAGDNIPSDGEVIEGVASVNEAAITGESAPVIRESGGDRSAVTGGTQVLSDWIRVRITAAQGATFIDRMIRLVEGAERQKTPNEIALNILLAGLTIIFVFATVTIPSYAAYAGGSVSVIVLVALFVTLIPTTIGALLSAIGIAGMDRLVRFNVLAMSGRAVEAAGDVDTLLLDKTGTITLGNRQATAFRPVSGVTEQELADAAQLASLADETPEGRSIVVLAKERYGIRGRDMAELGATFIPFTAQTRMSGVDAAGSSVRKGAIDAMLTYVTGPESRSLVTAGSAVRVIPSIDSEAAREIRAIADDISTSGGTPLAVARDGKLLGVVHLKDIVKGGIRERFAELRRMGIRTVMITGDNPMTAAAIAAEAGVDDFLAQATPEDKLKLIRDEQAKGKLVAMCGDGTNDAPALAQADVGVAMNTGTQAAREAGNMVDLDSNPTKLIEVVEIGKQLLMTRGALTTFSIANDVAKYFAIIPAIFLAFYPQLQALNVMNLASPQSAILSAIIFNAIIIIALIPLALKGVAYRPIGAGALLSRNLLIYGVGGIIIPFIGIKAIDLIVTALHLA, encoded by the coding sequence ATGGAAACGTTGAAACTGCAAAAGCGGGTGCCGGTCTCGGCCATGCTCGATCCCAAGATCGTCGGTCCCGCGATCGGTTCCGCTTTCGTCAAGCTCGATCCGAGGGCGATGATCAGGAACCCGGTCATGTTCGTGGTGGAGGTCGTCGCCGCGCTGACGACGGTCATCTTCCTGCGCACGCTGGTGACGGGAGGCGAAGATATCGGCTTCACTTTCCAGATTATCCTGTGGCTCTGGTTCACCGTGCTGTTCGCAAACTTCGCCGAAGCGGTGGCCGAAGGCCGCGGCAAGGCCCAGGCCGAGTCGCTTAAAAAGACCCGCACCGAGAGCCAGGCCAAGCTGCTGACGGGTTCCGGATCGGACAGGACTTACCGCATGGTGCCTGGCACCGCCCTGAAAGTCGGCGACATCGTCCTAGTGGAGGCGGGTGACAATATCCCGTCCGACGGCGAGGTCATCGAAGGCGTTGCCTCCGTCAATGAGGCGGCGATCACCGGTGAATCGGCGCCGGTGATCCGCGAGTCGGGCGGCGATCGTTCGGCAGTCACCGGCGGCACGCAGGTGCTGTCCGACTGGATTCGCGTACGTATCACCGCGGCGCAAGGCGCGACCTTCATCGATCGCATGATCAGGCTGGTGGAGGGCGCTGAGCGGCAGAAGACGCCGAACGAAATCGCGCTCAATATCCTGCTCGCTGGTCTGACGATCATCTTTGTCTTCGCGACGGTGACGATCCCAAGCTACGCGGCTTATGCCGGTGGTTCAGTGTCGGTGATCGTGCTGGTCGCGCTGTTCGTGACGCTGATTCCGACCACCATCGGGGCGTTGCTGTCGGCCATCGGCATCGCCGGCATGGACCGCTTGGTGCGCTTCAACGTGCTCGCCATGTCGGGCCGCGCTGTGGAGGCTGCGGGCGACGTCGATACGTTGTTGCTCGACAAGACCGGCACCATCACACTCGGCAATCGTCAGGCCACAGCGTTTCGTCCGGTGAGCGGCGTCACGGAGCAAGAGCTCGCCGATGCGGCGCAGTTGGCCTCCCTGGCCGACGAAACGCCGGAAGGCCGCTCCATCGTGGTGCTTGCCAAGGAGAGGTACGGTATTCGCGGCCGCGACATGGCCGAGCTTGGCGCGACCTTCATCCCATTCACTGCACAGACCCGCATGAGCGGTGTTGATGCAGCCGGATCGTCGGTCCGCAAGGGCGCGATCGACGCCATGCTGACCTACGTCACGGGACCGGAATCGCGTTCGCTGGTGACGGCGGGAAGCGCGGTCCGCGTGATTCCATCCATCGACAGTGAGGCTGCGCGGGAGATTCGAGCGATCGCGGATGACATCTCCACATCGGGCGGAACGCCTTTAGCTGTCGCGCGCGACGGCAAGCTGCTCGGCGTGGTTCACCTGAAAGACATCGTCAAGGGCGGTATCCGTGAGCGCTTCGCCGAGCTGCGCCGCATGGGCATCCGCACGGTGATGATCACCGGCGACAATCCGATGACTGCTGCGGCCATCGCGGCCGAAGCAGGGGTCGATGACTTCCTTGCTCAGGCGACACCGGAGGACAAGCTGAAGCTCATTCGCGACGAGCAGGCCAAGGGCAAGCTTGTCGCCATGTGCGGCGACGGCACTAACGATGCGCCCGCGCTCGCACAGGCTGACGTCGGTGTGGCGATGAACACCGGCACACAGGCGGCGCGCGAAGCCGGCAACATGGTCGATCTCGATTCCAACCCGACCAAGCTGATCGAAGTGGTCGAAATCGGCAAGCAACTGCTGATGACTCGTGGCGCTCTGACCACGTTCTCAATTGCGAACGACGTGGCGAAGTATTTCGCCATCATCCCGGCGATCTTCCTCGCGTTCTATCCGCAGTTGCAGGCGCTCAACGTCATGAACCTTGCAAGCCCGCAGAGCGCGATCTTGTCGGCAATCATCTTCAACGCGATCATCATCATCGCGCTGATCCCGTTGGCGCTGAAGGGAGTCGCTTATCGCCCCATTGGCGCCGGTGCGCTGCTGAGCCGCAACCTGCTGATCTATGGCGTCGGCGGCATTATCATCCCGTTTATCGGCATCAAGGCGATCGACCTGATTGTTACCGCCTTGCATCTCGCTTGA
- a CDS encoding carboxymuconolactone decarboxylase family protein — protein sequence MPIEALKNRIADFAKDVRLNLTSMAADETLSEQTKYGLFLACAITTRNPAVIAAMEAAAADKLTPAAITAARSAASIMAMNNIYYRFAHLASNKEYATMPARLRMNVIANPGVDKADFELWSLAVSAINGCGACIDAHEKVLQESGVVSTMIQTAVRFAAIIQSVAIAIEASPVELAVAAE from the coding sequence ATGCCGATCGAGGCACTAAAGAACAGAATTGCGGATTTCGCCAAGGACGTCAGGCTTAACCTGACATCCATGGCAGCCGACGAAACCCTGTCTGAGCAGACCAAATATGGGCTCTTCCTCGCCTGCGCCATCACGACACGCAATCCTGCTGTCATTGCCGCCATGGAAGCAGCCGCCGCCGACAAGCTCACCCCTGCGGCCATTACGGCCGCGAGATCGGCCGCGTCGATCATGGCGATGAACAATATCTATTATCGTTTTGCGCATCTGGCATCGAACAAGGAATATGCCACGATGCCCGCGCGGTTACGTATGAACGTGATCGCCAATCCCGGTGTCGACAAAGCTGACTTCGAGCTGTGGTCGCTGGCGGTTTCAGCGATCAACGGCTGCGGCGCCTGCATCGATGCCCATGAGAAGGTCTTGCAAGAATCCGGCGTCGTATCAACAATGATCCAGACGGCTGTCCGCTTCGCCGCCATTATTCAGTCGGTCGCCATCGCTATCGAGGCTAGTCCTGTTGAGCTGGCCGTCGCGGCAGAGTGA
- the kdpA gene encoding potassium-transporting ATPase subunit KdpA has translation MTFIGWIQILLFCAVVVALVKPLGGYMTRVFNGERTFLSFLLRPVEAGLYRIAGVDEKREQHWLTYTVAMLLFHAGGFVILYALLRLQAGLPFNPMEQSAVAPDLSFNTAISFITNTNWQNYGGESTLSYLTQMLGLTHQNFLSAATGIALAVALIRGFARSSVRTIGNFWVDVTRTTLYVLLPICVVYTLFLVWQGIPQTLGAYVDATTLEGAKQTIAVGPVASQIAIKMLGTNGGGFFNTNAAHPFENPTALSNFVQMISIFAIGAALTNVFGRMVGNQRQGWAILAAMGILFIAGVTVTYWAEANGTAAMHALGLIGGNMEGKEVRFGVVASALFAVITTAASCGAVNAMHDSFTALGGMIPLINMQLGELIVGGVGAGLYGMLLFVVLAIFVAGLMVGRTPEYVGKKIEAREVKMAMLAILILPLMYLGWTAVAVVLPSAVASMANAGPHGFTEVLYAFTSATGNNGSAFGGLTGNTLFYNITLATSMFVGRFFIIVPAMALAGSLAAKKSIPPSAGTLPTTGGLFVGLVVGVILIVGGLTFFPALALGPIVEHLAMNANTLF, from the coding sequence ATGACATTCATTGGCTGGATTCAAATTCTGCTGTTCTGCGCGGTCGTTGTCGCGCTGGTGAAGCCGCTCGGCGGCTACATGACGCGTGTCTTTAACGGTGAGCGCACATTCCTCTCGTTTCTGCTGCGCCCTGTCGAGGCCGGTCTTTACCGAATCGCTGGTGTCGACGAGAAGCGTGAGCAGCACTGGCTGACCTACACGGTTGCCATGCTGCTGTTTCATGCCGGTGGCTTTGTCATTCTCTATGCGCTGCTGCGCCTTCAGGCCGGTCTGCCCTTCAATCCAATGGAACAATCGGCGGTTGCGCCCGATCTGTCGTTTAATACGGCGATCAGTTTCATCACCAACACCAACTGGCAGAACTACGGCGGCGAGAGCACGCTGTCATACCTGACGCAGATGCTGGGGCTGACGCACCAGAACTTCCTGTCGGCTGCGACGGGCATCGCGCTCGCGGTGGCGCTGATCCGTGGTTTCGCGCGTTCGTCGGTCCGGACCATCGGCAACTTCTGGGTCGACGTCACGCGCACCACGCTTTATGTGCTGCTGCCGATCTGCGTCGTCTACACGCTGTTCCTGGTCTGGCAAGGAATTCCGCAGACGCTCGGTGCCTATGTCGATGCGACGACGCTGGAAGGCGCCAAGCAGACCATCGCGGTGGGTCCGGTTGCTTCGCAAATCGCGATCAAGATGCTTGGCACCAACGGCGGCGGCTTCTTCAACACCAACGCAGCCCATCCGTTCGAGAATCCGACCGCGCTGTCGAATTTCGTCCAGATGATTTCGATCTTCGCCATCGGCGCCGCGCTCACCAACGTGTTTGGCCGCATGGTCGGCAACCAGCGCCAGGGCTGGGCGATCCTCGCCGCCATGGGCATTTTGTTCATCGCGGGCGTCACAGTTACCTATTGGGCCGAGGCCAACGGCACCGCGGCCATGCATGCGCTGGGCCTCATTGGCGGCAATATGGAAGGCAAGGAGGTCCGCTTCGGTGTCGTCGCCTCCGCGCTGTTTGCCGTGATCACGACTGCTGCATCCTGCGGTGCTGTCAACGCCATGCATGACTCGTTCACTGCACTCGGCGGCATGATCCCGCTCATCAACATGCAACTCGGCGAACTGATCGTCGGCGGCGTCGGCGCGGGCCTCTATGGCATGCTGCTGTTCGTCGTGCTTGCGATCTTTGTGGCGGGCCTGATGGTCGGCCGCACGCCGGAGTATGTCGGGAAGAAGATCGAGGCCCGCGAGGTCAAGATGGCGATGCTCGCCATCCTGATCCTGCCCTTGATGTATCTGGGTTGGACGGCGGTGGCCGTGGTGCTGCCCTCGGCAGTCGCGTCGATGGCGAATGCCGGACCGCATGGCTTCACCGAGGTGCTGTACGCCTTCACGTCGGCGACCGGCAACAACGGCTCGGCCTTCGGCGGTCTCACCGGCAACACGCTGTTCTACAACATCACGCTCGCCACCTCCATGTTCGTCGGCCGCTTCTTCATTATCGTGCCTGCGATGGCGCTGGCGGGATCGCTCGCGGCCAAGAAATCGATCCCGCCGTCCGCAGGCACGCTGCCGACCACGGGTGGCCTGTTCGTCGGCCTTGTCGTCGGCGTGATTCTCATCGTCGGCGGTCTCACCTTCTTTCCCGCGCTCGCGCTGGGGCCGATCGTCGAGCATCTCGCGATGAACGCGAACACCCTGTTCTGA
- a CDS encoding K(+)-transporting ATPase subunit C — protein MLKEIRPALVILIGLTLLTGLAYPLTMTGVAGALFPTQAQGSLIVRDGTVVGSSLIGQEFKDDKYFHGRPSVTTAADPNDATKTVPAPYNAANSSGSNLGPTSKALSDRMTEDVAKLKAENPSMPVPADLVTSTGSGLDPHISPEGALFQVPRVAKARSLPEDSVRKLVNDNVEGRFAGLLGEPRVNVLALNLALDRTTK, from the coding sequence ATGTTGAAAGAAATCCGCCCCGCGCTTGTCATTCTTATCGGATTGACGCTTCTCACCGGTCTCGCTTACCCGCTGACCATGACCGGCGTCGCCGGTGCTCTCTTTCCAACGCAGGCGCAAGGCAGTCTGATCGTGCGCGATGGCACGGTGGTCGGCTCCAGCCTGATCGGCCAGGAGTTCAAGGACGATAAATACTTCCACGGACGTCCGTCCGTCACCACGGCGGCCGATCCGAACGACGCGACAAAGACGGTGCCGGCGCCATACAATGCCGCGAACTCCAGTGGCTCCAATCTTGGCCCGACCAGCAAAGCACTGAGCGACCGCATGACGGAAGATGTGGCGAAACTGAAAGCGGAGAATCCCTCGATGCCGGTGCCAGCCGATCTGGTGACCAGCACGGGCAGCGGTCTCGATCCCCACATTTCGCCGGAAGGCGCGCTGTTCCAGGTGCCGCGCGTGGCGAAAGCGCGCAGTCTGCCGGAAGACAGCGTCCGGAAACTGGTTAACGATAACGTGGAGGGCCGCTTCGCAGGGCTGCTGGGCGAGCCGCGCGTCAATGTGCTGGCGCTCAATCTGGCGCTGGATCGCACGACAAAGTAA
- a CDS encoding K(+)-transporting ATPase subunit F, with protein MIFDYALAGIVSAGLLFYLTYALLRPERF; from the coding sequence ATGATCTTCGATTACGCACTCGCCGGCATCGTTTCCGCAGGCCTGCTGTTTTACCTGACCTACGCTCTGCTGCGGCCCGAGCGGTTCTGA
- a CDS encoding TOBE domain-containing protein: protein MKLSARNILPGKVVALTKGSTTAHVKVELASGLTVTSSITNEAVDELALKVGDSVSTVIKSSDVMIGK, encoded by the coding sequence ATGAAGCTCAGCGCACGTAATATCTTACCCGGCAAGGTCGTTGCGTTGACCAAGGGATCGACCACCGCGCATGTGAAGGTCGAGCTTGCGTCGGGGCTGACCGTCACATCGTCGATCACCAACGAGGCAGTTGATGAGCTCGCCCTCAAAGTCGGCGACAGTGTCTCGACGGTGATCAAGTCGTCGGATGTGATGATTGGGAAATAG
- the modD gene encoding ModD protein, producing MPTIASRAELEALLLDDVPYGDLTTDALGIGVAPGSMQFTARDPMILALAEDAAAIIEVAGGRVDLHAGSGSALDRGSPILTAHGSAAALLRSWKVAQTLIEIWSGVATDARAIVDAATAVAPWVVVACTRKNTPGTKHFAVAAVKAGGAVMHRLGLSETVLVFPEHRAFLGDEPLAAVAARLRRAAPEKRLVIEITTVEAALAAAEAGFDVIQAEKFAPTEIVSLAAQLSTMQHRPIIAAAGGINAGNVAVYAQAGADVVVTSSPYLAKPRDVQVRIGPRATEG from the coding sequence ATGCCAACAATTGCATCGCGCGCGGAGCTCGAGGCGCTCCTCCTTGACGACGTCCCTTATGGAGACCTGACAACCGACGCGCTCGGCATCGGCGTTGCGCCCGGCTCAATGCAATTCACTGCGCGGGATCCGATGATCCTCGCGCTGGCTGAGGATGCAGCGGCGATCATCGAGGTCGCCGGGGGCCGGGTGGACCTTCATGCCGGTTCGGGAAGCGCGCTGGACCGAGGCTCGCCGATCCTGACCGCACATGGCTCGGCGGCCGCCTTGCTGCGGAGCTGGAAGGTGGCGCAGACATTGATTGAAATATGGTCGGGTGTCGCGACAGACGCCCGCGCGATCGTTGATGCGGCGACAGCCGTGGCACCTTGGGTCGTGGTGGCCTGCACGCGCAAGAACACACCAGGCACGAAACACTTTGCGGTCGCCGCGGTGAAAGCAGGCGGCGCGGTGATGCATCGTCTCGGCCTATCGGAGACGGTGCTGGTGTTTCCGGAGCATCGCGCGTTTCTTGGCGATGAACCTCTTGCAGCTGTGGCAGCGCGGTTGCGCCGTGCAGCGCCGGAAAAGCGGCTTGTCATCGAAATCACGACAGTGGAGGCGGCGCTCGCCGCCGCTGAGGCTGGGTTCGACGTGATCCAGGCGGAGAAATTTGCGCCAACTGAAATTGTCTCCCTGGCCGCGCAACTATCGACCATGCAACATCGGCCGATCATCGCAGCAGCGGGTGGTATCAACGCAGGCAACGTTGCTGTCTATGCGCAGGCCGGGGCCGATGTCGTGGTGACGTCATCGCCATATCTGGCCAAGCCGCGCGATGTTCAGGTGCGGATCGGCCCGCGCGCGACGGAGGGTTAG
- a CDS encoding peroxiredoxin yields MLGIGDKLPSFTIVGVKPGFHQQEEKGQSAFETLTEESFPGKWKIIFFYPKDFTFVCPTEIAEFARLSKDFADRDGVVLGGSTDNEFCKLAWRREHKDLHHLPIWQFADSKGSLVDGLGVRSPDGVAYRYTFIVDPDNVIQHVYATNLNVGRSPKDTLRVLDALQTDELCPCNREVGGETLKVA; encoded by the coding sequence ATGCTCGGAATTGGAGACAAGCTGCCATCATTCACCATTGTCGGTGTCAAGCCCGGCTTTCACCAGCAGGAGGAAAAAGGACAAAGCGCCTTTGAAACACTGACGGAAGAGAGTTTCCCCGGAAAGTGGAAGATCATTTTTTTCTATCCGAAAGACTTCACATTCGTCTGCCCAACCGAGATCGCCGAGTTCGCACGGTTGTCCAAGGATTTTGCCGATCGCGACGGCGTTGTGCTCGGCGGTTCGACCGACAATGAGTTTTGCAAGCTCGCCTGGCGGCGCGAGCACAAGGATCTGCATCACTTGCCAATCTGGCAGTTCGCCGACAGCAAGGGATCACTGGTCGATGGGCTGGGCGTCCGCTCTCCCGACGGGGTCGCCTATCGCTACACGTTCATTGTCGATCCTGACAACGTCATCCAGCATGTCTATGCGACCAATCTGAATGTCGGGCGGAGTCCGAAGGACACCTTGCGTGTGCTCGACGCGCTGCAAACCGACGAACTCTGCCCCTGCAACCGCGAAGTCGGCGGCGAAACCCTCAAGGTCGCGTGA
- a CDS encoding sensor histidine kinase KdpD, producing the protein MAIIRDSDQRPSPEALLEAARRENGGGHLKIFLGAAPGVGKTYEMLQSAHAKLKSGVDVVVGVVETHGRLETQALLQGLEVLPRKQLDYKGQIIEEMDLDALLARRPVLAIVDELAHTNAPGSRHPKRYLDVQELLDNGIDVYTAVNIQHIESLNDVVTQVTHVRVRETVPDSMIDRADDVELVDLTPGDLIQRLKEGKVYVPRQAERALEHYFSPGNLTALRELALRRTAERVDEQLLNHMQANAITGPWAAGERILVCVSEDPRAAGLVRYTKRLADRLHAPWTAICIETPRSLQLTDAERDRLAATLRLAESLGGEALTIPAIERRIADDVLTFARGNNVTQIVTGKASRSWWFELVRGSVVHDLVRRAGNISVHVIAGDKLAAEAASGKGVRTAEPSVAFDPLPYIMALVLVAVALGIGLLIRPLFGVENVDLVFMTAVVGVAARFGLLPSLLASVAASLCYNFFFLPPTYTFTITEPTNVAAFFFFMLIAVIVSNVAARVRRQALTAMERARTTEYLYSFSRKLAGTATLDDVLWATAYQTALMLKVRVVLLLPEHGAIAVKAGYPPEDELDHADLAAANWAWSNDRPAGRGSDTLPGAKRLFLPMRTGRGPIGVMGIDDDRTGPILTADQTRLLDALMDQGALAIERVRLVEDIDHVKRVVETDRLRSALLTSISHDLKTPLSSVLGSASTLRDLSGRLTDAEKSDLLTTIIDESERLNRFIANLLDMTKLESGAIVPNSAPHDLSEVVGSALRRASKILMQHRVELELQAGMPMLELDAVLFEQVLFNLLDNAAKYAPAGSLIRIQSWRETNAVCLQILDEGNGIPADELDNVFDKFYRVQKGDHVRPGTGLGLAISRGFVEAMHGTITAANRADRAGAILTIRLPIPKNTETLDTAA; encoded by the coding sequence ATGGCAATCATTCGCGACAGTGACCAGCGGCCATCACCGGAGGCGCTGCTTGAGGCGGCCCGCCGGGAAAACGGCGGTGGCCATCTCAAGATCTTTCTTGGCGCCGCGCCGGGCGTCGGCAAGACTTATGAGATGCTGCAAAGTGCCCACGCTAAACTGAAATCGGGTGTGGATGTGGTGGTCGGCGTGGTCGAAACCCATGGCCGGCTGGAAACCCAGGCTCTGCTGCAGGGACTTGAAGTTCTTCCTCGCAAGCAGCTTGATTACAAGGGCCAGATCATAGAGGAGATGGACCTGGATGCGCTGCTGGCCCGGCGGCCAGTCCTCGCCATCGTCGATGAACTCGCGCACACCAACGCGCCCGGCAGCCGTCATCCGAAACGTTATCTCGATGTTCAGGAACTGCTCGATAACGGCATCGACGTTTATACAGCCGTCAACATCCAGCACATCGAGAGTTTGAACGATGTCGTCACGCAGGTTACCCATGTGCGTGTGCGCGAGACCGTTCCGGATTCGATGATCGATCGCGCGGACGACGTCGAACTGGTGGATCTGACGCCGGGCGACCTGATACAGCGCCTGAAGGAAGGCAAGGTCTATGTGCCGAGGCAGGCCGAGCGTGCGCTGGAGCATTATTTCTCTCCGGGCAATCTCACCGCGCTGCGAGAGCTTGCGTTGCGCCGGACCGCGGAGCGGGTCGACGAGCAACTGCTCAACCACATGCAGGCCAATGCTATCACGGGGCCGTGGGCGGCGGGCGAGCGTATTCTTGTCTGCGTCAGCGAAGATCCGCGCGCGGCGGGTCTGGTGCGTTACACTAAACGTCTGGCGGATCGTTTGCATGCGCCGTGGACAGCGATCTGCATTGAAACGCCGCGCAGTCTGCAACTCACTGATGCCGAGCGCGACCGGCTTGCTGCCACGTTGCGGCTTGCCGAGTCGCTCGGGGGCGAGGCGCTGACGATTCCGGCCATCGAACGGCGGATCGCTGACGACGTATTGACATTCGCGCGTGGAAACAACGTGACCCAGATAGTCACCGGGAAGGCAAGCCGATCCTGGTGGTTCGAACTGGTACGCGGTTCGGTGGTGCATGACTTGGTGCGGCGCGCCGGCAATATCAGCGTCCACGTCATCGCGGGCGACAAGCTGGCTGCTGAGGCGGCTTCCGGCAAAGGCGTGCGGACCGCGGAACCGTCCGTGGCGTTCGATCCGCTCCCCTATATCATGGCGCTGGTGCTTGTGGCTGTGGCGCTCGGCATCGGTCTCCTGATTCGTCCGCTGTTCGGAGTTGAGAATGTAGATCTTGTATTTATGACCGCTGTTGTCGGTGTGGCAGCCCGCTTCGGCCTGCTGCCTTCCTTGCTGGCCAGCGTCGCAGCGTCGCTCTGCTATAATTTTTTCTTCCTGCCGCCGACCTACACATTCACGATCACCGAGCCGACTAACGTTGCGGCATTCTTCTTCTTTATGCTCATCGCCGTGATCGTTTCCAACGTTGCGGCGCGCGTGCGCAGGCAGGCGCTGACTGCGATGGAGCGCGCGCGGACCACGGAATATCTTTATTCATTCAGCCGCAAGCTCGCGGGAACCGCGACTCTCGACGATGTGCTGTGGGCGACGGCGTATCAGACCGCATTGATGCTGAAGGTGCGGGTTGTGCTGCTGCTGCCTGAACACGGCGCGATTGCGGTCAAGGCGGGCTATCCGCCGGAAGATGAACTCGATCACGCTGACCTTGCGGCCGCCAACTGGGCTTGGAGTAACGATCGGCCCGCCGGCCGCGGCTCGGACACTCTTCCCGGCGCGAAGCGGCTGTTTCTTCCGATGCGTACCGGGCGCGGACCGATCGGTGTCATGGGCATCGATGATGATCGAACGGGTCCCATTCTCACAGCAGATCAGACGCGGCTGCTCGATGCCCTGATGGATCAGGGCGCGCTGGCGATCGAGCGTGTTCGTCTGGTGGAAGACATCGATCACGTCAAACGGGTGGTGGAAACCGACCGGTTGCGCTCCGCCCTGCTGACATCGATCTCGCACGATCTGAAGACGCCGCTGTCGTCAGTGCTGGGGTCGGCCAGCACCCTGCGCGATCTGTCGGGCCGGCTGACCGATGCGGAGAAGAGCGATCTGCTGACGACGATCATCGATGAGTCCGAGCGACTCAACCGGTTCATTGCCAATCTTCTCGACATGACCAAGCTAGAATCCGGCGCGATCGTGCCGAATTCCGCGCCGCACGATCTCAGCGAGGTGGTCGGCAGCGCGCTACGGCGGGCAAGCAAGATCCTGATGCAGCACCGTGTCGAACTGGAATTGCAGGCCGGCATGCCGATGCTCGAGCTTGACGCGGTGTTGTTCGAGCAGGTGTTGTTCAACCTTCTCGACAATGCGGCGAAGTATGCGCCAGCCGGCAGCCTGATCCGGATTCAAAGCTGGAGGGAAACCAATGCCGTGTGTCTCCAGATTCTGGATGAGGGTAACGGCATCCCGGCCGACGAACTGGACAACGTCTTCGACAAATTCTATCGCGTCCAGAAGGGCGATCACGTCCGGCCCGGCACCGGTCTCGGACTTGCCATCTCGCGCGGCTTCGTGGAAGCCATGCACGGAACGATCACGGCCGCGAACCGGGCAGACCGGGCCGGTGCGATCCTCACGATCCGGTTGCCGATTCCGAAGAACACTGAAACGCTGGATACCGCCGCATGA